The following coding sequences are from one Lysinibacillus sp. FSL W8-0992 window:
- a CDS encoding CYTH domain-containing protein, producing the protein MAQQLEIEFKNVLTKQQYEQLLEDFQIKKNAIHRQTNHYFDTPSNAIRKLQSGLRIRIIDNYYECTLKEKSSKHVHVETTDELTAAHAEKMLAGQGFYAPEVAKRLAIHNIPLEQLAVFGSLTTDRVEIPYKDGLLVFDHSFYLQCDDYEVEYETKDEIKGNAIFDEFLQQYGIEKQIAEKKIARFMKALQSIKKQ; encoded by the coding sequence ATGGCACAACAACTTGAAATTGAATTTAAAAATGTGTTAACCAAACAACAATATGAGCAATTGCTAGAAGATTTCCAAATCAAAAAAAATGCTATTCATCGTCAAACAAATCATTATTTCGACACACCATCTAATGCTATTCGAAAATTGCAAAGTGGGCTTCGTATTCGAATAATAGACAATTATTATGAATGTACATTAAAAGAAAAATCTTCAAAACATGTACATGTAGAGACGACGGACGAATTAACAGCAGCGCATGCCGAAAAAATGCTTGCAGGTCAAGGCTTTTATGCGCCTGAAGTTGCAAAAAGACTAGCGATACACAATATTCCATTAGAGCAATTAGCAGTGTTCGGTTCACTTACTACAGACCGTGTCGAAATTCCTTATAAAGACGGACTTCTTGTATTTGATCATTCTTTTTATTTGCAGTGTGACGATTATGAGGTAGAATATGAAACAAAAGATGAAATAAAAGGAAATGCAATCTTCGACGAATTTCTACAGCAATATGGTATAGAAAAACAAATTGCTGAAAAAAAAATCGCCCGCTTTATGAAAGCACTACAATCAATTAAGAAACAATAA
- a CDS encoding UPF0738 family protein, with protein MRKIYTIESFYFENQQLHFSLNDNNKNLQLKPAAQLIADSDDFAFIYLLDAGEDYHYLRFPLTSWENLVHILQAKQNPMLKIDEEVIELTNFYDELEMLVYNIEGNYNYGAEFVQAVEQHFKAVLAE; from the coding sequence GTGCGTAAAATATATACAATAGAATCATTTTATTTTGAAAACCAGCAACTTCATTTTAGTTTAAACGACAATAATAAAAATTTACAGTTAAAGCCTGCTGCTCAATTAATTGCAGACTCTGATGATTTTGCTTTTATTTATTTACTTGATGCAGGAGAGGACTATCATTATTTGCGTTTTCCACTAACTAGTTGGGAGAATCTTGTACATATTTTACAAGCTAAGCAAAACCCAATGTTAAAAATAGATGAGGAAGTTATTGAACTTACAAATTTTTACGATGAATTGGAAATGCTCGTGTATAATATTGAAGGAAATTACAATTACGGAGCAGAATTTGTTCAGGCAGTGGAACAACACTTCAAGGCAGTTCTCGCTGAATAA
- the mgtE gene encoding magnesium transporter → MIEERNEKDDVQFDEAHLRGMLETNDITAFRDEFLELHPYDQATFYEKVEPDIRKIIYSYLSPTEMADIFEAIELDDDEYKAYLAEMDPAYGAEMLSHMYADDAADVLNELDTQQRESYLGMMDEETAGEINELLSYDEYTAGSIMTTEYVAIPENSTVRSAMAILRKEAPNAETIYYIFVVDEVHRLTGVISLRDLIIADEDTLIRSIMNERVVMVHVGDDQEEVAQIMKDYNFLATPVIDDKGELLGIITVDDIIDVIDEEASEDYSKLAGISDMDKFDTSPWQAAKKRLPWLVVLLFLGMLTANLMGQFEDTLDKVALLAVFIPLISGTSGNSGTQALAVAIRGIATGDVEEHSKMKLLLREAGTGILTGIVCGIIVIGIVYIWKNELILGMLVGAAICGSILVATLAGSFIPLLMHRMKIDPAVASGPFITTLNDITSILIYLGLATMFLSQIG, encoded by the coding sequence ATGATAGAGGAAAGAAATGAAAAGGATGATGTGCAATTCGACGAGGCACATTTACGAGGTATGCTCGAGACCAATGATATTACCGCATTCCGTGATGAGTTTTTAGAACTTCATCCATATGATCAGGCAACGTTTTATGAAAAGGTGGAGCCTGATATACGAAAGATCATCTATTCGTACTTGTCTCCGACGGAAATGGCTGATATTTTTGAGGCAATCGAATTAGATGATGATGAATATAAAGCATATTTAGCAGAGATGGATCCAGCATATGGTGCGGAAATGCTTTCCCATATGTATGCGGATGATGCCGCAGACGTTTTAAATGAGCTGGATACTCAGCAACGAGAAAGCTACTTAGGCATGATGGATGAAGAAACAGCTGGAGAGATTAATGAGCTTTTGAGCTATGATGAATATACAGCTGGTTCTATTATGACAACTGAATACGTGGCCATTCCTGAAAATTCTACAGTTCGTTCGGCCATGGCGATATTACGTAAAGAGGCACCGAATGCCGAAACGATTTATTATATTTTCGTAGTAGATGAAGTTCATCGACTTACAGGTGTTATTTCTCTTCGTGATTTAATTATTGCTGACGAAGATACACTTATTCGCTCAATTATGAATGAACGAGTTGTAATGGTACATGTTGGAGATGACCAAGAGGAAGTAGCACAAATTATGAAAGATTATAATTTCTTGGCGACACCGGTTATTGATGATAAAGGTGAGCTTTTGGGGATTATTACAGTTGATGATATTATCGATGTTATTGATGAAGAAGCATCTGAGGATTACTCTAAATTAGCGGGTATTTCAGATATGGATAAATTTGATACAAGTCCTTGGCAAGCAGCGAAAAAACGATTGCCATGGCTTGTCGTATTATTGTTTTTAGGTATGCTAACAGCGAATTTAATGGGGCAGTTTGAAGATACATTAGATAAGGTTGCACTACTGGCGGTCTTTATTCCCCTCATCTCGGGTACATCGGGGAATAGTGGGACACAAGCATTGGCTGTTGCCATTCGAGGTATTGCTACAGGTGACGTTGAAGAACATAGCAAAATGAAACTGTTACTTCGAGAGGCTGGTACTGGAATTTTGACTGGTATTGTTTGTGGTATCATTGTTATCGGTATTGTATATATATGGAAAAACGAATTAATATTAGGCATGCTTGTAGGTGCGGCTATTTGTGGATCAATTTTAGTGGCAACTCTTGCTGGATCATTTATCCCTTTATTGATGCATCGCATGAAAATTGATCCAGCTGTTGCATCTGGTCCGTTTATTACAACGTTAAATGATATTACGAGTATTTTAATTTATTTAGGACTAGCGACAATGTTTTTAAGTCAAATAGGCTAA
- a CDS encoding stage V sporulation protein AD, with protein MVIIFPSKPSLLAGGVVAGPLEDRSTFKQYFDTIYDDERWQMETNEQGHRKMIEEACEIVMKKGGISTGEVDFLLGGDLVNQMTPTNFAARELAIPFIGLFSACATSVSAVIVASLLTELGAANLSIAGASSQHNAIERQFRYPINYGAQKPQTAQWTVTAAGYALIGKHQEDAPFIEAATVGKVIDYGMDDPFHMGAAMAPAAFQTIKSHLEDRKQEIYHYDLILTGDLGQLGLKLLKGMLVESGIKNEELTLLRDAGAEFYGQDEAFQSGASGAGCSAAVFFSYVIQELRAGTYKRVLLVATGALLSPLSFQQKETIPCTAHAIEITMK; from the coding sequence ATGGTAATCATATTTCCATCAAAACCATCGTTGTTAGCTGGTGGCGTGGTGGCAGGACCGTTAGAAGACCGTAGTACTTTTAAACAATATTTTGATACAATCTACGACGATGAGCGCTGGCAAATGGAAACAAATGAACAAGGCCATCGAAAAATGATTGAAGAAGCATGTGAAATTGTGATGAAAAAAGGTGGCATTTCAACTGGAGAAGTCGATTTTTTGTTAGGTGGCGACTTAGTTAATCAAATGACACCTACTAATTTTGCTGCAAGGGAATTAGCCATCCCATTTATCGGATTATTTTCAGCATGCGCTACCTCTGTTTCTGCTGTTATTGTAGCTAGCCTTTTAACTGAGCTTGGAGCAGCGAATTTATCAATTGCCGGTGCTTCAAGTCAGCATAATGCGATAGAACGCCAATTTCGCTATCCTATCAATTATGGGGCGCAAAAACCTCAAACGGCGCAGTGGACAGTAACGGCTGCTGGGTATGCGCTTATTGGAAAACATCAAGAAGACGCTCCATTTATTGAAGCGGCGACGGTTGGAAAGGTTATTGATTATGGAATGGATGATCCATTTCATATGGGCGCTGCAATGGCACCTGCAGCCTTTCAAACGATTAAGTCACATCTTGAGGACCGCAAGCAAGAAATATATCATTATGATTTAATTTTAACGGGTGATTTAGGACAGCTTGGCTTAAAACTTCTTAAAGGGATGCTTGTAGAGAGTGGCATAAAAAATGAAGAACTAACACTTTTACGCGATGCTGGAGCAGAATTTTACGGTCAAGATGAAGCATTTCAATCTGGGGCAAGTGGAGCAGGTTGTTCAGCGGCTGTTTTTTTTAGTTATGTTATTCAAGAACTCCGAGCAGGCACATATAAACGAGTGCTTCTTGTAG
- a CDS encoding GTP pyrophosphokinase, protein MGQWEIFLSPYKQAVDELKIKLKGMRSQFGIVNANSPIEFVTGRVKPLASIYDKTLEKGLAFEPSKQLGDELGDIAGVRIMCQFVDDISTVTELIRQRKDMRVVEERDYITHSKPSGYRSHHMIVEYPVETIQGKKVVLAEIQIRTLAMNFWASIEHSLNYKYKGMFPEEIKNRLQSAAEAAFRLDEEMSSIRSEIQEAQAYFSEYKEASNPSLLSEKERDSQ, encoded by the coding sequence ATGGGACAATGGGAGATTTTTTTAAGTCCTTATAAACAAGCAGTAGATGAGTTAAAAATAAAATTAAAAGGTATGCGTTCCCAGTTTGGCATTGTCAATGCAAATTCACCAATAGAATTTGTCACAGGACGAGTAAAGCCACTGGCAAGCATTTACGATAAAACGTTAGAAAAAGGACTAGCCTTTGAACCTTCGAAACAACTTGGCGACGAGCTTGGCGATATTGCGGGTGTTCGTATTATGTGCCAATTTGTAGATGATATTTCGACGGTGACAGAGCTAATAAGGCAACGTAAGGATATGCGCGTTGTTGAAGAGCGCGATTATATCACCCATAGTAAACCAAGTGGTTACCGTTCACATCATATGATTGTTGAATACCCCGTTGAAACCATTCAAGGAAAAAAGGTAGTGCTAGCTGAGATTCAAATTCGTACATTAGCTATGAATTTTTGGGCATCAATAGAACATTCACTAAATTACAAATACAAAGGCATGTTTCCAGAGGAAATAAAAAATCGTCTGCAAAGTGCCGCAGAGGCTGCATTCCGATTGGATGAAGAAATGTCATCGATCCGTAGTGAAATCCAAGAAGCACAGGCCTATTTTAGTGAATATAAAGAGGCATCGAATCCTAGTTTACTATCAGAGAAGGAGCGTGACTCACAATGA
- a CDS encoding CotY/CotZ family spore coat protein, protein MGCGKPTNPIGPIHSAGCVCDVVRAILDIQNQAVRDECSPCTANCFLEPLGGIVSPARSAADTRVFMLITKDGTPFKAFFSSPSADPCKCTSVFFRVEDMFDECCATLRVLEPLCTYDSTESTVDLLSRDGCCVNMKKICKVDDWNSTDSCITVDLSCFCAVQCIADVDLGICD, encoded by the coding sequence ATGGGTTGTGGTAAACCAACAAATCCTATTGGACCTATCCATTCAGCAGGCTGCGTTTGTGACGTAGTTCGTGCAATTTTAGATATTCAAAATCAAGCGGTGCGAGATGAGTGTTCCCCATGTACAGCAAATTGTTTCTTAGAACCACTAGGCGGGATTGTAAGTCCTGCACGTTCAGCAGCAGATACACGCGTATTCATGTTAATTACAAAAGACGGTACTCCATTTAAAGCATTCTTTAGCTCACCATCAGCAGATCCATGTAAATGTACATCAGTATTTTTCCGTGTCGAAGATATGTTTGATGAATGCTGTGCTACTTTACGTGTTTTAGAACCTTTATGTACTTATGACTCTACTGAAAGCACAGTTGACTTATTAAGTCGTGATGGCTGCTGCGTCAATATGAAGAAAATTTGTAAAGTAGATGATTGGAACTCAACTGATAGCTGTATTACTGTGGATTTATCTTGTTTCTGCGCTGTACAATGTATCGCTGATGTTGACTTAGGGATTTGTGATTAA
- the spoVAC gene encoding stage V sporulation protein AC — MEKEQYQKLEQNITPTPPYLKNAVKAFVVGGLICTIGQAVSLFYIVFFNFTEATAGNPTVATMVFFAMILTGLGLYKKIGQFAGAGSAVPVTGFGNAVISAAIEHKSEGLVLGVGGNLFKLAGSVVLFGVVSAFFVALIKYILVTIGVVSW; from the coding sequence ATGGAAAAAGAGCAATATCAAAAACTTGAGCAAAATATAACACCGACTCCACCCTACTTAAAAAATGCTGTAAAAGCATTCGTAGTAGGAGGTCTAATTTGTACAATCGGACAAGCAGTTTCTCTTTTTTATATCGTTTTCTTTAATTTCACGGAAGCAACTGCTGGGAATCCAACGGTAGCAACAATGGTGTTTTTCGCAATGATTTTGACTGGCTTAGGTTTATACAAAAAAATTGGTCAATTCGCTGGAGCTGGTTCGGCAGTTCCAGTTACAGGGTTTGGTAACGCCGTTATATCGGCTGCAATTGAACATAAATCTGAAGGTCTCGTACTTGGTGTTGGCGGTAACTTATTTAAATTAGCTGGATCTGTCGTGTTATTTGGAGTAGTATCTGCATTTTTTGTAGCACTTATTAAATATATTCTTGTGACGATAGGGGTGGTTTCATGGTAA
- a CDS encoding RluA family pseudouridine synthase produces MSHLLQMNNSDTRFTLRFLAEKDGQLLREALAEWQISKRALTAIKFEGGLLTVNGTEQNVRYPLHIGDQIEVKFPPEEKSDGLAIEYGKLAVIYEDEALLVLDKPAHQSTIPSREHPTKSIANDVCGYFEQQSLASTIHVVTRLDRDTSGLLCIAKHAHIHHLMGLAQRLGEVSREYEAIVHGHLTEDWQSIVAPIGRKESSIIEREVRQDGQYAHTDVTVLQRFSVQGEPMTHIRLKLHTGRTHQIRVHMSYLGHPLVGDDLYGGSRELIDRQALHCVSLCLQHPLTKEKQYFTSPIKDDMKQILNN; encoded by the coding sequence ATGAGTCATTTGTTGCAAATGAATAATAGCGATACACGTTTTACGCTCCGTTTTTTAGCTGAAAAGGATGGCCAATTATTACGTGAAGCTTTAGCAGAATGGCAAATATCCAAACGAGCCTTAACAGCTATTAAATTTGAAGGGGGCTTATTGACGGTCAATGGTACCGAACAAAATGTACGTTACCCTCTTCATATAGGCGATCAGATAGAAGTAAAATTTCCACCAGAAGAGAAAAGTGATGGGCTTGCTATTGAATATGGCAAGCTTGCTGTTATTTACGAGGATGAGGCTCTGTTAGTGCTCGATAAACCAGCACATCAAAGTACCATTCCATCTCGTGAGCATCCAACTAAAAGTATTGCAAATGATGTTTGCGGCTATTTCGAACAACAGAGTTTAGCTTCTACTATTCATGTTGTGACAAGACTTGATCGGGATACATCTGGCTTGTTATGCATTGCAAAACATGCGCATATTCATCATCTAATGGGTCTAGCCCAACGCCTTGGTGAAGTGTCACGTGAATATGAAGCAATTGTACATGGACATTTAACAGAAGATTGGCAGTCTATCGTGGCGCCCATTGGACGAAAAGAATCGAGCATTATTGAGCGTGAGGTACGACAGGATGGCCAATATGCTCATACGGATGTAACAGTATTACAGCGTTTTTCTGTTCAAGGAGAGCCGATGACTCATATTCGCCTAAAGTTGCATACAGGTCGAACACACCAAATTCGTGTGCATATGAGTTATTTAGGTCATCCGCTCGTTGGTGATGATTTATATGGAGGGAGTCGCGAACTGATAGATCGGCAAGCATTACATTGCGTATCGTTATGTTTGCAGCACCCTCTAACAAAAGAGAAGCAATATTTCACTAGTCCGATAAAGGATGATATGAAACAAATATTAAATAATTGA
- a CDS encoding YhcN/YlaJ family sporulation lipoprotein, giving the protein MRLLRMMLPLLVCMTLLIGCTEKEKFIVYGSPQNEEELESLLKEEKFVEKTTVIQYDDKMLVAVQIKPIKKWNKTKLEKKLQKKFDEKYPNKEIFVSADYKIFYEANKIKKDQLEDNKLSEKINELEKLAKEET; this is encoded by the coding sequence TTGAGGTTATTAAGAATGATGTTGCCTCTTTTAGTCTGTATGACATTGCTTATTGGATGCACGGAAAAAGAAAAATTTATTGTCTATGGTTCTCCGCAAAATGAAGAAGAGCTTGAGTCCTTATTAAAAGAAGAAAAATTTGTTGAAAAAACAACTGTTATTCAATATGACGATAAAATGCTTGTAGCAGTGCAAATTAAACCAATAAAAAAATGGAACAAGACTAAATTAGAGAAAAAACTACAAAAGAAGTTTGATGAAAAATACCCTAACAAAGAAATTTTCGTTTCAGCTGATTATAAAATATTTTATGAAGCAAATAAAATAAAAAAGGATCAACTTGAAGATAATAAACTAAGCGAAAAAATTAATGAGCTAGAGAAGCTTGCAAAGGAGGAAACATAA
- a CDS encoding NAD kinase translates to MKFSIQSRRDAQSNELMELAKTYLQDFGLTYDEETPEIVVSIGGDGTLLHAFHRYSHLLDQVAFVGIHTGHLGFYADWKPSELEKLVLSIAKKDFNVVEYPLLEVKVEHHNTDSNTYLALNEATVKSPDVTLVMDVELNGNQFERFRGDGLCVSTPSGSTAYNKALGGAIIHPTLAALQITEIASINNRVFRTVGSPLILPAHHHCVLRPVNEQNFNMTVDHIQVTQGDVKSIAFNVANEKVRFARFRPFPFWERVHESFVANE, encoded by the coding sequence ATGAAATTTTCCATTCAATCACGTAGAGATGCACAATCGAATGAATTAATGGAGCTAGCAAAAACATATTTGCAAGACTTTGGATTAACATATGACGAAGAGACGCCTGAAATTGTTGTATCAATAGGTGGGGACGGAACGTTATTACATGCCTTCCATCGCTACTCACATCTGCTAGATCAGGTTGCGTTTGTCGGTATTCATACAGGTCATTTAGGATTTTATGCGGATTGGAAGCCTTCGGAATTAGAGAAATTGGTGTTATCCATTGCCAAGAAGGATTTTAATGTTGTTGAGTATCCTTTACTGGAAGTAAAAGTGGAGCATCATAATACTGATTCCAATACTTATTTGGCGTTAAACGAAGCGACGGTGAAATCACCGGATGTTACGCTCGTAATGGATGTAGAGTTAAACGGGAATCAGTTTGAGCGATTCCGTGGCGACGGTCTTTGTGTTTCGACTCCTTCAGGTAGTACAGCCTATAACAAAGCTCTTGGAGGAGCTATTATTCATCCAACATTAGCGGCACTTCAAATTACTGAAATAGCATCTATAAATAATCGTGTTTTCCGTACGGTTGGCTCACCATTGATTTTACCAGCACATCATCACTGTGTTTTACGTCCAGTCAATGAGCAAAACTTTAATATGACAGTTGATCATATTCAAGTTACACAAGGCGATGTGAAATCCATTGCTTTTAATGTAGCCAATGAAAAAGTCCGCTTTGCACGCTTTAGACCTTTTCCATTCTGGGAACGTGTGCATGAGTCATTTGTTGCAAATGAATAA